ACCCAGAATGAAAAAGTAGCCACATGGTCCGATCCCAAGATCCCTTAACAGGGACCGGACCATAGAGTTAGTTTTTCATTCTGGGTGgccgagttgttaaggtgtcccgacagtttatcactagccctccacctctgggtggcgACTTCGAAAcccaagtggggcagttgcctggtactgaccgtaggtcggtggtttttctccgggtactccggctttcctccacctccataacctggcacgtccttaaatgaccctggttgttaataggacaataaacaaacaaaaaacaaaaacaatcattcTGGGTCCTAGGAAGGTGTCAAGTCCCTATGTGCTATGGTAGCATACGGTACAGAGTGGCGCTATGACGTATCAAAAGCCATgatatcataatatatcattgtttaataCATATTGGTTTTATGTATAACGACCATCGCACTAAACGAGATCTGAAGTTCGTGGCGATATCCGTAGATTTAGGATATAACACACTTATTGTATAACACCCAACAATAAGTACATTGTCACATAGATACGTCTATTGGTTGATTGTTTTGTATgctttgttttgtaaatatatatatcaattaaacaatTCAAATACAATACTAATTGAAATGCCGATGAATGTAATTTATCAAacttcaaacatttttattgtataatgtaaCACAATCATTAGTTGTATTACACACGGCGCTGTCTCGTGTTATTGAACACACCATGATCGGTTTGATGATTATTGCATGCGCTGGGGACCCCCTAGAGGGAAAACGACGTTCTTTTAATATTTGCGAACGTACTTGAATATTATTCGCGCGCGAATATCTGACCACACAAACAATTTATGGCAAGGCTTTCATTTGCACCACTCCGTCGAATACCCATGGTTGATTGCACAACGCTACGCTATCAAATCCGACGATGTAATGAACAATGTAACATGTTCTGTGTTTCCAACAAAAATGTCTACATACACATAATAGCTTTATTCTgacataaaataatatttgcCTACCCGTGGTATATAATTTTAGATGGAGATGTCAAAATTTTACTGAGATAACGATCAAAGTCTATCGTGTAAGTGCGTCCTACTCTGACAATCTGACTTGGGACAGTTGTATTCATGATAGATCTGTTCGCTAAATCTACTTCTAAATCCACGCATGCGCATCGATGGTCATGTCGCAGACTTTCTCATCATAAATATTTCGTACCTAGACATAAAAGACTTTCATGTATATCGgtctgtgtatactgtatatatgtctctggtattaCTGATTGATTCTTTACTAAAATGTACATAAACTTTCCTCtgaactttaaaatgtttgaactGGTACAGGATTGTAAATGTTTTGAATTAAATCACCAAAAgcaatttaatgaaatttcgtAGTCAATGGGTTAAGTGAAAGctacaacatttttttcaatattctgaATATTTATATCTGTCTTGTAGGTAagatttaatttcattttatttgatcTAATTTAATGATTCAATTTAAtctaatttaatttaatttagtATTTCTTTATGAGGATACCATACAGCCCGGAGGTTACTAAATGCCTTTATAGGTAGGGTCCGACATAGGCACTTGAGGAAAGTTCACttgaaatattaattgataggcattatacagataacaaatatattaattcAGTTCCGAAAAAACTGATTGATGTGTTATTCAATTGTTTGTCCTTTAGATAATTACCATTTATCCAAGACCTAAAACCATGCCCCTGTGACTCTGACAAGGTGAGTCCCCGAGATCCCTGGTATTTTACGATATGTGTGAGGAGATTTAATACTACACCGATATACAAATGTCAGGTAACACATCACCGACCTACAAAACATTCAACCCGCGAGATCTTAACTCGATTAGGGCACAACGTCGCTAGAGACGAGGGAGGGGGTCTAATCTTCACGTCGGAAATACAGCTTACACTAGGTGACAAAATGTTAGGCTCCTTATATCTGCGATTTGtagatttaaagatatttttgttcGTTTTGTTGTTAAATAGTTATAACAGTTATTGATTTGTTTCCTAATGTTTCTATACACACGTGTGTATAGCGACTATCATAAGTTGGCCTCCGATCTAGTTAACTGGAACAAAACACTGAATACCTGTAGTTAAATTACTGATTAAAAACCTATACGTAAAACATAATACCTACAAAGTGGCCAGGTTTGTAAGGTCGCTTTAGCGTtagaatctatatatatacacatggtGTCGTATTTGTTTACAAAGAGTTTTAATCGCCAAGGTAGACGGTTTTCACGAAGGTATTTTCAACCATATGAAGTATTGATTGTAGTAAGTGCTAAAACTGATAAATACCCAGAGAAATACCAATCAATCTCGATCAGTCACGCAGTAAATTATCGATCTGGTGAGGACACCGGTACGCGGTGACAGACGTTACCTCTTAATAGATATGTTAGTGCCAAGACCTCAAAGGAATACACAGATTCTACAGTAGACACTTCTGAACGTTCTTAATTCAAAGGTCAAACTTAGACTATTTGGAATAGGTATACTTGGCCGTATTGAAACTGACCTGTGCAAATATTTGCTTTTCGGACTCGTGGATAGTTGGAGAGTGACAATTTAGAATGTAGTGGACGTTTCTAACTGGAGAAGGGCGCAAAGTGAgtatttttgttgtaaattgaTAATTGATACAAGCTATCTTTTTGATGGTTATAATTTAGGTCTCCGATGATTTTATAACATGTCGCATGTGATACGTGTCTGAGGGTGGACGAGGCAGTGGTGGTGTCTTGGGCATATTGGGGAATGGGGCAGGGTGAAATGTATTCTCTTAAACAACAAATTACGGCCGGCGAGTCCGGTGTGGGTGTGTGTtttgtggtgtggtgtggtggggaTGGGGGGATTGGGGCTCCCGTGTActggagggggaggggggggggggggggggggggggtcgtaTTACTTCGGTCGGATACCAGGGATAGGAAGAACATGTACAGatcatgtacagtatatagtaaaTAATAAGAACTCTCTAAAGTTGATCCAGATTTGAGGtataatatatgaaataatgttCCAACTTTTTCACATCCCATCCGGATATCGAATCATATGTAGAAGGGTTGAACACACGAGTAGCCTCCCCGTGTCAGTAAGATGTACCATGTGCCTGTGGTCGGGGTTTCCTCCTCGGGGTAGGGTTAACCTAGATATACTGTAATAACCATCACAGAATATTCAATAATTGTTATTTATCATCATTTAATGTATACCTATTGTAGCCCTACAACTGTATGTCTTTTGATCGATACCAAAAGTTTCCGAGCGGGCGATTAATATGTTTTCTCCCAGGACGATCACGTCCAGAACGGGGTGATTTATTGATAATTCGTGTCTAATACCTGTAAATTCTAtacataagtatatatatctCCCCGTATCTAGCTTGAGTACACTCGCACACGACCCCTATAAAGAGAGATATCAATCATTTTTAATGGAATGTGAAGAATTCTATACCGTTTATTTGGTGATCTTTTACACGAGTCAAATCATATAGAAGGTGCAACTGGGTATTTCGAACTTCTCCATAATATTACCCTCCTGAAAACACCAGCTTCTGCTCGTCCTGACCATTTTATTGTCACCCTATTTTCGTATCAGTGGTGAATGTCCCATGTCGATGGAAAGAgtctttgtatatatttgtgtcagAAATCGATCATGGACAAAACTCGACTACCTAACCAGACATAGATTATTGTATGACATTTCCTGCCAGAAATCAATGTTCAGTCTCATTTCCGGACTGTTCTAAAGAGGAGGCGCCTCAGCAATGAACATCGCACGAGACCGTCTAAAATGGCGTGCAAACAATGACACCTGTCTAGTGTCAGGTAATATGATTGTCCACGTAGGATattaacaatttttgttatcgaTTGCTGAGTGGTGCTTCATAGATAGgctatttttattgataaattctTTATTCTCTAACAGAACGCGGTTGCGTCTATAATTCAAACAATATCTGGATTTTTGTCACAGATATTACGTCACAATCTATTAAAGTTGGCTAGTTGATTATAAAACCGACGAACGCGTTGGCCTGATGGGTTTATCTTTAAATCCCTTCTACAGTTGTATTATGTAATAGGAGATCAATTTTGACGTAAGATTGTAACATTGAAAGACCTTTAATCATTTCATTGGACACAATTTGAAACCAAAACGTTGTGTTGTACAAACAATGGAACGCCTTCTCAGTATACACAGGAATGTGTTACAATTTACCACCATCACGATGCCTGCGAACGTAAACAcaatactaaatatgttttccaAACCTCTTGTCTTTGACATTTTGAGAGTTTGTAAGCAGTGTGGCGAAGGCAGTATGTTCACCTTGTCGAATAGTATTCAAAGAATGAGATTAAGATCCGTCTGTGAACGTCTGGATTAAATATTGTCACCTGTGTACTCGGGTAGATTAACGAGTATGCAGATTAATGTACTTCATCTTTCATTCtttattttcacattgtttAGTGTTTTGGTATCCTCCCTAATAGCAATACATAAACTTCCTGGGCGAAAAGAAAATGGGGCTAAGGTTGACCATATGCTGCTGCGAAAGATCAGGGAATACACATTCCTGGCGGGAGCCccgacaggaatcgaacccggaTCTCCGGTGTGATTAGCCACGAGTAAAAATAAAACAGCATGCTCCGTCAGCTGGGTGACAGAGGCCGTATTTAACACCTTTCACACTGCATTGGTATCGATGAGTCACTGAGGACTACATATTGTTTTTGTGGATTTCGTGAATTAGCACTAATATGTCGATAAGTAATATTACTTTCGCAGTTTGAATTCCTTTAGAATCTAATAATATGAttctattatatttttataagtatgtatggtacatgtaccagtaaatAGTGACTGTCGGTGTAGACTTGGTAAACAAAACGACACAGATAGTTACAAACCTCTTCAGACTGTGTCTCGTGTGTCAGTCCTCGTGAATCACTGACCGAGCTGATCCCAGTTTCGGACGGCATCACATAACTCAAGTTTTATTTCAATGGAAAGCTTTAATATGAGAATGCCAAAACAATGAAGGATACATTCATGGAACTGTATGTACTTCCTTGAGTAATCTATATGAAACTGTGACCTGGTCGTTTAGTTAAATACAACGAGGGCTCGTGCATGTCACAAGGACTCATACATAGAAACAAAATCTTCCTGTTCTAAATGTTTCATATTTCCTTAGAACTATAAATATTTAATCTCGGTATCCAGACTGTTCTTGTTAGTATCATGTCAATcgaaataaattttataattacagtcaaacctgtctataatggtCACTCCAGGGAACAAAATATGCACATAACCTTAGATATAGAGGGTCATACAGGCTTAAGTGTGTACCAAATACTTTATGTAGTTGTCCTTTAGGACAATACAACTATACTACCACCAAAACAGACATaccaataaaatcaaaattatcacCTTCAGAAAGCATCAAGATTAATAATGACCATGAATTTGACACTTGTATGTGTAATAAGGTCATTAAGCTAATTACAACCGATTCTCTATATTTGAAAGCTCCACAAATGAGGAAGTATTGATACTAATTATAAATACTTGGAGTGACCATTAAGTTGTGAACAGGAAGAACTGATAAGCTGGTACAGATTTCATTGGTGTTATCTCTTACCGTTTATTTCCGCATTAAATCATTTGTGATTTAGCAAAttgcatgtatacatgtttatatatacatgtattgtggaGGGTAATGACGCAATCGATGATgtcaataaaaaatgtaaattttcgaaaaaattaCGATgcatatataaatgataatgtgCAATCAATATAGTCATACACGgcacataaaacatgtaacagTCATACACGGTACAGAAAATATGCAACAGTCATACACGGCATATAAAATATGCAAGTCATACACGGCACAAAAATGTAACAAAGTCATACACAAGACGTTAAAAATGTAACTTTCAGCGAATAAACAAATCTATATTCactataagaaaaaaaaaaaaaaaaatcccaacaATTTCCCTATTGCTATCATtttctttgtacatgtattattaatgTCGATTTTTAATAAAGACAGAAAAATGTGTCTTTCATCTTCTTTTTGAGATATCTGAGCTGAAACCAGCCATTTTTCTAACAATTTCCCCAAAGAGTTGAAAAAAAGTTGTAAAATAATGAGAAGTGATAGTAGTGTGATTTGACTTCATTTTTGTCTGAAAGTTAACCTAGTTCTAATGTTACCAATTTAAAGAATTGTGATTGTCTCATAagataaaaacaagaaaataacaatatatattacatcactCATATTTATGATGTTAGTTTATTATGATGATCTGGTTTACAATAACACACCTCGCTTAGTTTAAATCGTCGATCATTGCtattatgaaataaatgatCCAGTAAGTATTTGTTTACTTTTGAATTCAATTCAACTCAATTGCTTATTGCACAATTCCAATTAGTAATTTGCtggcaatatatatacaaacgtgCAGTTAGATTACACTGTATACGAGAACACTCTCCTCGGTTCTACTCGTCAAACCATGACAAGTGGTATGGTATTATGAGATTGCCTTTTGATGATTTAATTACATTAATAAATGAATGCTTGACACGCGCATTTTCTGTATTTGAAAATCAAGGAATTCACATGTAGCGTGATATAAAAGGCATAAGAGTGTGAAACActttataaaaaatgaaaaccatGTTAGAATTTTAAAGCGAAGCGTTTCTCCCATTATGACTTTTGTTAAGGAAAAGCTTCCCACAGTTTGATACAATGTAATCATACCTACATTGATGTTATGTTCCTCTAACAATGTAATCATACCTACATTACTGTTATGTTCCTCTAACAATGTAATCATACCTACATTACTGTTATGTTCCTCTAACAATGTAATCATACCTACATTACTGTTATGTTCCCCTAACAATGTAATCATACCTACATTAATGTTATGTTCCTCTCACAATGTAATCATACCTACATTAATGTTATGTTCCTCTCACAATGTAATCATACCTACATTAATGTTATGTTCCTCTAACAATGTAATCATACCTACATTAATGTTATGTTCCTCTAACAATGTAATCATACCTACATTAATGTTATGTTCCTCTAACAATGTAATCATACCTACATTAATGTTACGTTCCTCTAACAATGTAATCATACCTACATTAATGTTACGTTCCTCTAACAATGTAATCATACCTATATTGATGTTATGTTCCTTTCACAATGTAATCATACCTACATTAATGTTATGTTCCTCTAACAATGTAATCATACCTACATTAGTGTGTTTTTTATGGAGACACAACTCAACAACATGACTATATCTTAATCAACATATCAACTTACAAATTGAAGCAAATATAAGCATATACAGGTTCAAATAAAGAGAATGGAGGATAGGTGTTGTGATTTATCATATTATGAATGCAATCAGTGATTATTCAGTCTAACAGCGTACATAAGAGAGTCGccgtaaaaaaacaaaattctcAATCAAACGCGTTCTTTTAAGATTGTTGTACCTATTAAAATTGCTGTACCTATCTATGTTGTCTACGAAATTAAATCTCACGTAAAGCAGGTACATGATTTCTGTCTGTCCAGTGTTTGTATCTATCTGTTACAATCGACATATCTAATCCCCATTGGCGGCTCCAGCTTATGACTCGACCTCTATTTCGGTGTGGGCACTGGATGTCCCATACACTACGTGCTGGTTTGGGACGAGATGGTCCGACTGCTGACGGTGATATTGCGCGGGACGGTATTTGTTTCTGACGATTTTACCCACAACTAACACCAACACCATGAACGCGATAGTAGCGACTATTGCGATGACAGCTACTGCTCCTCGCGGCAAGCCATTGTCGTCTGCTGCTGTGTCACTGTTACTGTTCTGATTGTCCTGTTCTAAGCTAAAATTTACTTCCCCGGCGCCCTCGATATCTGTCCATGTCATACCATCTTCGCTTATTTGGACACTTGAATTATCTGAGAATCCATTTATAGGAATCTCCATAAACGGAGGTCGTATGATAGTCGGCAGCCCCTGACCACTCAAAGCGTTTGCCTGAATGCAGTAGGACATTTCACATCCATTGGTAACTACGGCCATATGCTCACTGTAACCGGTCGGACAGCCTCTTGGCCAATGGGAAGGCCCAGACGTTTTCAGGAATGTTACCAAAAACACTTGATTATTACTTCGCTTGTGTCTATCTTCCTCGTCCGAATTGAGCTTCAGTGGATTGCCAGTTTTACAACTGAAGAATCCAGCAAAAGGTACCGAGTAACGGAATCCAAGTTCGTAATCATCACTGACGCAAACACGCAGACTGCCACTGAGCCTCAATGCATAGAAATATGGGGGACAGGATCGGCTACCTGTCAGCGGATTTCCAACGGTGTTTGTGAAAACTCCACCAAACAGATAACCAGAGCCGGCTTGAACATTTCCTGTAGCATAACACCAATATCCTTTGTAGGACGCTGTTTGAGATGATGCATAATCACCACAACACCTGGATAAACCCAGAAACCCACATCTGTGGCAACGACGTACAGTATTTGGCGTTTTCTTATTTCCTACGTCTATGAGAACTGCCTCATAATTCGGCGGACATGAATAATCACCTGTCAGAGGATTCTTTTGGTCGAGTTCACTACAAGTGTTAGACCGCACATTTCCTGACATTCTGCAAGTCTGATATACCCCACCAAATGTATAGTTGTTTGAGAGACTGCGACATGTTCCGTCATCGACATTCGCCTGGTAACTGAAATTCGGAGAATCAGCATCGGTACATCCCTTGTAAACGTTATGTTTGTAATAAAGATTGATGGCGTTCTTCACCTGTTGGATAAGTTCGTAGACAACGGACGATGGCAGCTCCGGTAGAGCCATAGGTGTGATGATGAAATACAATGGATCTCCAGCGCGGTCGATAGCTACTAAGTTATCCGCAATACTATCAGCCCAATCATTAAGACTGAAGTTCTGCGGCTGGAACACTGATCCACCAATTGTATTTATCTCGGAATGTGTTCTATTACCAAGATACTGGTCAATCATTTCTTTCGATGTAGAATGTTGGTAATCTGTATCAGCATGAAATACATCAGAGAATGAAGCACTTGCAGAAGCCAGTACTTTACTCTTGTCCATGCTATAAGAACGCGCATATGTGGTTTTGATCTGATCTTGCTGGGCAAGCGCTGCCCCGGCGTCTACACTTGTGATGATATGAGTGCCAAAGTCCCTGATTAAAAGCTGACTCTCGTAACGAGCCATGTTCGTCTGGTTTTTCACTATCAGTGTTGCAATTGTCAAAAGCCTCGCTTTAAATTTTGGATTGAAAGCTGTGTCCGGTTGTAATTTGGCAGAGTATCGAACATACCTCAATTGAACCCGAGTGGTCACGGATTTATCTAGTAATTGTCTTGACCGAACGCTTTCGGACTCGTACGAGAAGGATCCTCCGATATCAAAATGTCCAATATGGAAACCAGCTTCAGCATTGACTGTGCTCGATGTCGTTGAAGTGTAGTTCTGCCAATGTGAAAACAACTCGGCGAACGTTTCCAGTTTGCTCTGCTTTAATGGCACGGAATAGATTCCGTCTGGTAACAAGTAACGGCCGTCGTCTGTAGTTTCACAAAGGCTGTAGTTATAATTGATCACTTGGCCGCCATGTTTGTTTCGTAAGTTGTCCCATCCTCCTCCCGGTAGTACCTCGTATCGTATGAGATTTTTGTTCAAACTTCTCTGGAGACACCTTTGTGGGTCGCCGACGCTATACACGAACTGGGTGCCTTTGTCTACGTCCGACGAAGAACTGACGACAGACACCAGGACCATTTTTACCAAAACATGTATGAGGAAGGAATACCCCATGTTTGCTTGGCGATAGCCGCGATCAAACTGCTGTTATCTGGGCAAACCTCCGTATTATATAGTACAACCATTTACTTCCTGTTCTGTAACACGTGGGGTTCGTTACACATACTCAACTGAATCACATACAAGCATTGTGCCTTGAACTGTTTCGACCAGCATTGTAAGGTGGATAGTTTCCGTTTCGTTTTTAGCGCGTGACCGGAGATACCTACTTCTATATACAGCTCATGATGAAATGAATCATAAGAAATAAGGATATAAggacattatctatatattttaaatgatcctataatatatttgtaaacgGAATATATTAATCTGTATGCTAGCTTCATAACAGGAAGTCATTGAGAGATAAACACATGATGAGATTcacataaaatgtaaataatgcGGAACAATATAAAGATAGAATTCAATACGATAACAAGAAAAAAACActcatgtttttttcatatgtTGTTTTTTCGCCAATATATGTCGATAATTCTTTAGTATAAATTATGCGATCGCAGAAATAAGTTTCGACCGTAGGAAGTTTGAATTTATGAACTAAGACTATATCGTGGAATGAAGCTACACAATGcaaaataagtaaaataattGGTAAAATAAGTAATAAATGTAGATTCACTTCATATAGTGCCTTTATTACGGTACTCCACCGTTGAATGCATTACAATCAAACGGAGACAGGCACTTTGTTCATTGGTTACAAAGCTGGCGTATTCTAGTAGGTTACACGGCTATGTCATAAATATCGCAAGACGCATATTAAATAACACCATTGTGTCATCATATTGCTATGACgtaacaatttacatatttgacGTTTCACGATTATCTCTGAGTCGAAATTCGCTTGTCTGATTCAAAAAATTCATTTGAGTCTTAACATGCATCCTCATAAATTTTGATTcatgtgataaacataatttcaCATTTGTAACTATGCCATTGGAATCTACTTAAATTCGTTCAATAAATTCTGTATGATATAGACACTGATGACAGATCATCTACGTAAAACACAAATCGAGATGATTTTATCATTGACATTGCTGAAGGGATTTTTATGGTTCATTAGTTGTGTTGTGGTTTTGGTATATTCGTTTCAGCACAGCGCAGGCGTTAAACTGTGCCATTTGATCGTATCATTAACACGGGCTTCTTGGCTGATTttaatgtcatacatgtattactggGAGGACCATATCGCTTTGTATGCTTCCTCCCTTGCGGTATACTAAATTTGTTATGTCCTTTCTGCTGTCGTTATACTGGGAGTTTCCTTCCCTCCGCATACCTCGTGGAGCTGTCCTGGCCTTATTTCTCTATATCGGTTGTCGTTATACTGGGAGCTTCCTTCCCTCCGCATACCTCGTGGAGCTGTCCTGGCCTTATTCCTCTATATCGGTTGTCGTTATACTGGGAGGTTCCTTCCCTCCGCATACCTCGTGGAGCTGTCCTGGCCTTATTTCTCTATATCTGTTTCGCTCATAACAATTGTGTTGCATTTTCTGTTTGTCACTTGTAGGGTTTTCGCTCTATGTTTACAATTTTTGAAGGTTGataatttaacaatataaaattttgctTATACACGACCTCATTTGCTAGATGATATGCTTAGTTGTTCTAATTTTGAGATTGTGACTTAACCCGGATTTTACCTAGGtttgtatgtcgggtgtcgtcaatgaagcagaagacgtttactctGCTGAAAGatctggtcttattctccttgtacgtTTTCAAAGTTCTCCCTGcaagtatatatttttgttcatatttgccTTCGTTTTTTCGATTTTTAGTTGAatttatggtttcgttattatgtctgtattctttgttgtttcaATGACCTTTATTAAGCACTCTTTAAATAGGTTTGGAAAATAATACTTGTATTGGTGTGGCTTCTTATATGCGTTGTTTCATGTACGCGAATTTTAGAAAGTTCGAGAAAAAAGTGAATTTGTTGATGTGTTCTAATTTCAGATGTTTATGTAGTTGGCTGTACTCTCCTTTACTCTTGTAAATTTCCATTCGTGTAACTGGATGTAAAATGATAGTTTTCTTGGTAAATGAAATTGCCTGAGCTCTTACACAAAGGATATGGGACTATTTATCGACTGTAAAGGGGGTTTAATGGGGTCTATATTTTTCGTTATTTCAAGGATATGATTACGTAAGATAAAGTACATTTTTTAGAGCATATTATATGTACTTTTGGTAACTAACATTGGAACCAGTTACAATGTGTAGAAAAGAAACATTTACAGTGGTTGCTATGTGTACCAAGGTACATGATCCACTGAGTAAAATTTCCAAACATAACTTATAAGATCAATTTACGAATGCTGTAGCctataaattaaaatttattctatttatttaaaactaactctaaaatgttaattatccaatacaaatattaaaaacattacaaacaaaacaaaaaactgtaAGAGAGagataaaaaaagtttaataaacaaaatataatccAATAACAGTGACAAATCTTTGATTTTCAACAGAAATTCCATAACATGACTATATGTCTCGTTCATCACTACAATGAGTATACCGAGTCAAAACTGTTCCATCACTAATATTCACAGCAAGTCGAAACGAATCATTTTACCACTATAATTATCACATCAAATGTTCAAACAAGTCGTTGATATAACTTAATGATTTTGCTGAGTCCAAACAAGTTTTTTATCAGTAGAATGATTATAAAAAAGTACACATAGTCATTTTTACCACTATGATAATTATACTGTGCCCATACAAGCCATTTTGCAACAGGCATAACCGTGCAGTAAGTGTCAGCATGCTATCTCTGTTGTCCCATCCTTCTCCCGGTAGTACCTCGTATCGTATGAGATTTTTGTTTGTCCTTCTCTGGTTTGTCCTTCTCTGGCATGGCGGAGAAACAGTAATactccatgtttgtttgttgataCCCTATTTCAATCTGAAGAAGATGTGTTACTTGTAGTTACCTGCTATACTGCTTGCTGTGTGAATCTTACACACATGGTTGCCTATTACGGGACGTGGAAATTTCCGTTGCGTAATGATCAATACTGTAAAATACctacttttgttttgttttcacgaTAGGTAATAACAGATCAGTTGTCTAAAAATGAAACATAGTTATATGTGGAGTATAGGTACAAGTGCATTTGTGAGGAGTTACGGATGTTAAAATGCCAACACGCTTGGCATGTGTATCATACGCAGATGTGGCACAAGTGTGCCGTGATTGTACCGTGTCTACAGACCGGATATTTCTCTTCGAAGCTATTTGgtgttttcttatttttaaattaaaaccaTCTGATATAAGATTTATTGACAATTATTGAGAGTACCCTATTCTTAGATCTctgtttttaaatatgtattcaTCCTGTTCTTGGATTCCTGTTATCCAACTTCTATGTATAACATAGACAACTAGATGGTGACCTTTTTCAGAAATTTCGTTTGTATGAATCGGCATCAGACCATAGGGCTcacctgctgtccccattgcatggccgtaagaggcgacttaattgggatattatcttttctctctCTAAACAACTTCCTTCTTCAAAACTTATCCGTTGACACTGTCCCACTTTTGGCTTTATTTCAGCGTTCGCCCCTTTGAGGAAAACTTTGGATTCTGTCCCCTGGGcgtgat
Above is a window of Pecten maximus chromosome 7, xPecMax1.1, whole genome shotgun sequence DNA encoding:
- the LOC117330363 gene encoding macrophage-expressed gene 1 protein-like, which encodes MGYSFLIHVLVKMVLVSVVSSSSDVDKGTQFVYSVGDPQRCLQRSLNKNLIRYEVLPGGGWDNLRNKHGGQVINYNYSLCETTDDGRYLLPDGIYSVPLKQSKLETFAELFSHWQNYTSTTSSTVNAEAGFHIGHFDIGGSFSYESESVRSRQLLDKSVTTRVQLRYVRYSAKLQPDTAFNPKFKARLLTIATLIVKNQTNMARYESQLLIRDFGTHIITSVDAGAALAQQDQIKTTYARSYSMDKSKVLASASASFSDVFHADTDYQHSTSKEMIDQYLGNRTHSEINTIGGSVFQPQNFSLNDWADSIADNLVAIDRAGDPLYFIITPMALPELPSSVVYELIQQVKNAINLYYKHNVYKGCTDADSPNFSYQANVDDGTCRSLSNNYTFGGVYQTCRMSGNVRSNTCSELDQKNPLTGDYSCPPNYEAVLIDVGNKKTPNTVRRCHRCGFLGLSRCCGDYASSQTASYKGYWCYATGNVQAGSGYLFGGVFTNTVGNPLTGSRSCPPYFYALRLSGSLRVCVSDDYELGFRYSVPFAGFFSCKTGNPLKLNSDEEDRHKRSNNQVFLVTFLKTSGPSHWPRGCPTGYSEHMAVVTNGCEMSYCIQANALSGQGLPTIIRPPFMEIPINGFSDNSSVQISEDGMTWTDIEGAGEVNFSLEQDNQNSNSDTAADDNGLPRGAVAVIAIVATIAFMVLVLVVGKIVRNKYRPAQYHRQQSDHLVPNQHVVYGTSSAHTEIEVES